The genomic region GGCCGACGATCCGGCGGCGCCGCGCTCAACAGCGCAGCTCAGCGGTGCTCTGACGACACCCTGTACGGGAGGCGCGTCATCGCTTGACGCGTCCGCGCGCTGCGGTCGGTGTTGGGGTTGTACGAGACCGAGAACAGCCGGATCGGCACGCTGCGGTCGTGGCTGGAGAGCTGCGCGCGCCGGGGTGGCGGAGTCGGCAGGGCCCGATTTGGGTTGCCGGAGTGAACTGCGTACACTGGTCAGGTGGCGCATCTGTAGCGCCGGTTCTGTCGTGCCCTCCGAGGTGAGATCGAGCCGGGGTGAAACGCGTCCAAAGGTTATTATCACCGTCACGAAACGCGGAGGACATGGGCAAGAAGGACGGGGCCATTGAGGTCGAGGGCCGCGTAGTCGAGCCGCTCCCCAACGCGATGTTCCGCGTCGAGTTGGAGAACGGTCACAAGGTACTCGCGCACATCAGCGGCAAGATGCGTCAGCACTACATCCGCATCCTCCCTGAGGACCGGGTTGTCGTGGAGCTCTCGCCCTACGACCTGTCCCGCGGGCGCAT from Lentzea guizhouensis harbors:
- the infA gene encoding translation initiation factor IF-1, encoding MGKKDGAIEVEGRVVEPLPNAMFRVELENGHKVLAHISGKMRQHYIRILPEDRVVVELSPYDLSRGRIVYRYK